A genome region from Arthrobacter sp. SLBN-100 includes the following:
- a CDS encoding DUF1684 domain-containing protein → MSTTPAGKVERWQRFRDNRNKALAARHGWLTLTSFQWLDNSPSAVEQAPGLWSTDGTTAALTAMPADGLSLVETGQVVDGTISAALADEESLMWVQFGGQDGARVVVELARRGGRYAIRTRDADSPVFTGFRGVPTYAYNPDWEVVGRFEPYPEPVDVPIATANPLVDGIHRTVGEVVFRVPGGRHEVRLQAEEEKLGALTVTFHDETNGGTTDDWRKLAVPRPRTDSSGNATVVLDFNRAINYPSAFTPYGTCPMPVKNNSLDVRVEAGEMQPYPGGD, encoded by the coding sequence ATGAGCACCACTCCAGCCGGGAAAGTGGAGCGCTGGCAGCGCTTCCGCGACAACCGGAACAAGGCCCTGGCAGCCCGCCACGGCTGGCTGACCCTCACCTCCTTCCAGTGGCTCGACAACTCTCCATCCGCCGTCGAACAGGCGCCTGGGCTCTGGTCCACGGACGGTACGACGGCGGCACTCACCGCAATGCCCGCGGACGGGCTGTCGCTGGTAGAGACAGGGCAGGTGGTGGACGGGACGATATCCGCGGCCCTCGCCGACGAAGAGTCCCTGATGTGGGTCCAGTTCGGCGGCCAGGACGGGGCCCGGGTGGTTGTTGAGCTGGCCAGGCGGGGAGGCCGCTACGCCATCCGCACCCGCGATGCTGACTCCCCCGTCTTCACCGGATTCCGCGGGGTTCCCACGTATGCGTACAACCCGGACTGGGAAGTTGTTGGCAGATTCGAGCCCTATCCGGAGCCTGTGGACGTGCCGATCGCCACCGCCAACCCCCTGGTGGACGGCATCCACCGCACGGTGGGCGAGGTGGTGTTTCGCGTTCCCGGCGGCAGGCACGAGGTCCGGCTGCAGGCGGAAGAGGAAAAGCTCGGGGCCTTGACCGTCACGTTCCATGACGAAACCAACGGCGGGACCACCGATGATTGGCGCAAGCTCGCCGTGCCCCGGCCCCGAACGGATTCATCCGGAAATGCGACCGTGGTCCTGGATTTCAACCGGGCCATCAACTATCCCAGCGCCTTCACGCCTTACGGAACCTGCCCCATGCCAGTGAAGAACAACTCCCTGGACGTGCGCGTGGAGGCAGGGGAAATGCAGCCGTATCCGGGCGGGGACTAG